TCAACCGCAGGACCGGCGAGGTGCACGTGCGCCGCGTGGTGGTGGGGCACGACGCGGGGCTGCTGGTCAACCCCGCGGGCGTCGAGCACCAGGTGCACGGCAACGTGATCCAGACCACGAGCCGCGCGCTCATGGAAGAGGTGCAGTTCGCGCCGCAGCAGGGCGCTGCCGCAACGGCTGGTGCGCAGCTGCTGCCCGGCGTGCTGCCCTCGGGCGTGGTCGCGAGCCGCGAATGGGGCAGCTACCCGATCATCAACTTCCGCGACGTGCCGGTGATCGAGGTCATGCACATGCCGCGGCCCGGCGAACCGTCGCTGGGCGCGGGCGAGTCGTCGTCGGTGCCGGGAACGGCGGCGATTGCGAATGCGATCTTCGATGCGACAGGGGTGCGGTTTCGCGAGCCGCCGTTCACGCCGGAGAAAGTGCTGGCGGCGTTGAACCGGGGTTTGCTCCCTCCCCTTCCGGGGGAGGGCGGGGGTGGGGGCGAGCGGCGCTTGAATGGTGACGCTGCCGTGCCCCCATCCCAACCTTCCCCCGGGAGGGGAAGGAGCACGACCGATGCGCCGTGGCCAGCGCGAAAGGGCCTCATGGCCACCGGCGCCGCCCTCTTCATCGGCGGCATCGGCCTCATCGCCGGCCTGCTCGGCTGGCGCTCCGCCATCGCCCCGGTTTCGCTCAGCGCCCCGGTGTACAGCGAGGCCACCATCGAGCGCGGCCGCGTGCTCGCCGCGCTCGGCGACTGCGCCGTGTGCCACACCGCACCGGGCGGCGCACCCAACGCCGGCGGCCGCGCGATGCAGACGCCCTTCGGCACGCTCTACACCACCAACCTCACGCCCGATGCCGACACCGGCCTGGGCCGCTGGTCGTTCAGCGCGTTCCAGCGCGCGATGCGCGAAGGCGTCTCGCGCGACGGCCACCATCTGTACCCGGCCTTTCCGTACACCGCATTCGCCAAGACCAGCGACGACGACCTGCAGGCGCTCTATGCGTACTTCATGTCGATGCCCGCGGTGCGCGCCGAGACGCCGAAGGCCGAACTGAAGTTTCCGTTCAGCATGCGGCCGCTCATGGCCGGTTGGAACGCGCTCTTCCATGACCCTGCGCCGCTGCAGCCCGTCGCCGCGCAAAGCGCGGAATGGAACCGCGGCGCCTACCTCGTCAACGGCCTGGGCCATTGCGGCGCCTGCCACACGCCGCGCAACGCGCTCGGTGCGGAGCAGGGCGGCAGCGCTTTCCTCTCGGGCGCGATGGTCGATGGCTGGGAGGCTCCCGCTCTCACGCAGCGCTCGAAAGCCGCGGTGCCATGGGATGCCGACGAGCTCTATCGGTACCTGCGCCAGGGCCACACGCAGCGCCATGGCATGGCGGGCGGCCCGATGGCCGAGGTGGTGCGCGAACTCGCGCAGGTGCCCGATGCCGACGTGCGCGCGATGGCCACCTACCTCGCCTCGTTCAATCCGGCGCCCGCGGCCGATCCGCAGGCCGTGGCGCAGCAGGTGGTCGACAACGCGGCACGCACGCAGGGCCGGTTGCTCGGTCCCGCGCAGCGCATGTTCGACAGCGCCTGCGCGTCGTGCCACCACGACGGCGACGGCCCCACGCTGCTTGGCGTGAACACGCCGCTCGCGCTCAACGGCAATCTCACGAGCGCGCGGCCCGACAATCTGCTGCGCACCATCCTCGACGGCGTGCGCGAGCCTGCGAGCCGCGACATCGGCTTCATGCCGGCCTTCCGCGACGCGCTCGACGACCGGCAGATCGCCGAGCTCGCGGGCTACATGCGCGCGCGCTTCGCACCGCAGGAGCCGGCCTGGAAGAACCTGCCGGCCGAAGTGGCACGCGTGCGCGCCGCGCGCGGCCACGGCGCCGAGTAGGCAGCGTTCCGCGTCGTCCTGCTTTCCGCTTGCGCTGCGGCAGGGAACACATTCATTCAGAATGTCCGGTTCAAGAACCCCAACCAAGTGCCGAAGTGCCTCCGGAGACAACATGCCCCTGAATCTTTCCACCGCCGCCAGCCTTCCCCGCGACGCCGAGCGCGCCACGCTCGTCGGCCGCATCTGGCAGCCCGGCGTGGGCCCCGTACTCGTGGCCGTGCAAGGGGACGGGCTGCACGATCTCTCGCGGCTCGCGCCCACGATGAGCGACCTGCTCGAGGCGAAGGAGCCGCCCTGCGATGCGGTGCAGCGCGCACTGCGCGCCGGCCAGGCTCCGCGCATCGCCTCGCTGGCCGAGGCCATCGCCAACAGCGACGCCAGCGCGCGCGACGAAGCCAAGCCCTGGCTGCTCGCACCTTGCGACCTGCAGGCCATCAAGGCCAGCGGCGTGACCTTCGTCGAAAGCCTGCTCGAGCGCGTGATCGAAGAGCAGGCACGCGGCGATGCATCGCGCGCCGAGGCCACGCGCGCCGCACTCAGCGGCGTGCTCGGCGACAACCTCGCGGGCATCGTGCCGGGCTCGGCCGAGGCCGCGAAGGTCAAGGAAGTGCTGATCTCACAGGGCGCGTGGTCGCAGTACCTCGAGGTCGGCATCGGGCCCGATGCGGAGATCTTCACCAAGGCGCCGGTGCTCTCGGCCGTGGGCACGGGCGCCGACGTGGGCATCCATGCCGCATCGGTGTGGAACAACCCCGAGCCCGAGGTCGTGCTCGCGGTCAACAGCCGCGGCGAAACGCTGGGCGCCGCGCTCGGCAACGACGTCAACCTGCGCGACTTCGAGGGCCGCAGCGCGCTGCTGCTCGGCAAGGCCAAGGACAACAACGCCTCCTGCGCGATCGGCCCTTTCATCCGCCTGTTCGATGCGCACTTCGGCATCGACGACGTGCGCCGCATCACGGTGGCGCTCGAAGTCACGGGCCCTGAAGGCTTCACGCTCGAAGGCTCGAGCTCGCTCGCGAAGATCAGCCGCGATCCGCTCGACCTCGTCTCGCAGGCCGTCGGCGCGCACCACGACTATCCTGATGGCTTCATGTTGTTCTTGGGCACCATGTTCGCACCGACACAAGACCGTCATGGTCCTGGGCAAGGATTCACCCACGTCGTCGGCGATCGCGTGCGCATCGCCGCGCCGGAACTCGGCGCCCTCGTGAACCGCGTGGTCCATTCGGACCAGGCGCCGCGGTGGACTTTCGGGTTAAGTGCGCTGATGCGGAATCTGGCTGCGCGCGGACTGCTGTAAGCGTTCCTTCTACGGTTTAAAAGGAGTTGTACTCCTTTGTGATTCATAGGCTGCACGTAGCAATCTGTTGCTGTTGACCGCGCCTCGCGTTCCCCTCAAGATTGCCGGTCTTGAAATGGTTAACACGGGAGATGGGGTTGCCGCCGAGCGAGATCGAACTACTGCAGTCGCCTGTTGAAGGCCCGCTTCCGTGCGGTGAAGACCTCGAATACGACCCTGATTTCATGGCGTTGCAGCAAGCTGCAACCGGAAAGCGGGAGCAGCAGTTCGGCTCGACCATCATACCGGCCGAGCCGCCCGACTGGGCCCGTGTCGAGCGCATTGCCAAGCAGCTGTGCCAACGCACGCTCGACGTGCGCGTGCTGGTTCTGCTGACGCTGGCATGGACCGAGAGCCGAGGATTGCCGGGCTACGTCGATGGCTTGCGCGTGGTGGACGGCATCCTGCAAAAGTTCTGGAACGACGTGCATCCGCGCGTTGTCGATGGCGATTTCGAAGACCCGCTGCCGCGCATGAATGCGCTGGCTGCATTGGCCGAAGCCGAGGGACTCGGGCGCAGCGTGCGCGATGCGCGTCTGCTCGAGGATGCCGGCGCGTCGATGAGCCTGCGGCAGGTCGAGGCCCTGCTCGACTCGAGCAAGGCCGACCAGATCGACTACCCGGGCGGCATCGGCCGGCTGCGGGAGGTGGCGCGCCGCGCGCAGGAGAAGGCGGCGCCTGCGGTGATGGCATTGCATGCGGCGCTGGAACTGCTGCGGCGCATTCGAGAGACTTCGGAGCGGGCCTTGGGGCAAAGCTGGGCGCCTGATTTTTCCCGGCTCGAGCGCTCGCTTCGAACCGTGGTCCAGCTGCTGCCCGAGCAGGCCCAGCCGGCGCCGGCCGAAGCACTGCAGGCAGCCGCGCAAGGGAATGGATCGGCGCAGGCCGCCCC
This genomic window from Variovorax paradoxus contains:
- a CDS encoding fumarylacetoacetate hydrolase family protein, with amino-acid sequence MPLNLSTAASLPRDAERATLVGRIWQPGVGPVLVAVQGDGLHDLSRLAPTMSDLLEAKEPPCDAVQRALRAGQAPRIASLAEAIANSDASARDEAKPWLLAPCDLQAIKASGVTFVESLLERVIEEQARGDASRAEATRAALSGVLGDNLAGIVPGSAEAAKVKEVLISQGAWSQYLEVGIGPDAEIFTKAPVLSAVGTGADVGIHAASVWNNPEPEVVLAVNSRGETLGAALGNDVNLRDFEGRSALLLGKAKDNNASCAIGPFIRLFDAHFGIDDVRRITVALEVTGPEGFTLEGSSSLAKISRDPLDLVSQAVGAHHDYPDGFMLFLGTMFAPTQDRHGPGQGFTHVVGDRVRIAAPELGALVNRVVHSDQAPRWTFGLSALMRNLAARGLL
- the tssA gene encoding type VI secretion system protein TssA encodes the protein MGLPPSEIELLQSPVEGPLPCGEDLEYDPDFMALQQAATGKREQQFGSTIIPAEPPDWARVERIAKQLCQRTLDVRVLVLLTLAWTESRGLPGYVDGLRVVDGILQKFWNDVHPRVVDGDFEDPLPRMNALAALAEAEGLGRSVRDARLLEDAGASMSLRQVEALLDSSKADQIDYPGGIGRLREVARRAQEKAAPAVMALHAALELLRRIRETSERALGQSWAPDFSRLERSLRTVVQLLPEQAQPAPAEALQAAAQGNGSAQAAPSAQGAEGVANGASGPRAASIQDIEISNRDDVQVLLEKACQYMERTEPSHPAPMLIRRAQRLLDLNFFQIIEELMPEGLQKMESLAGRSLSGGSAAE